A single genomic interval of Lacrimispora sphenoides JCM 1415 harbors:
- a CDS encoding GntR family transcriptional regulator, whose product MFLQIDFNSDEAIYIQLRNQIIIGIARSSIREGDPLPSVRQMADNIGINMHTVNKAYSVLKQEGFVKLDRRKGAVVSLDVDKIQVLDEMRKDLGVVLARGVCKNISCEEVHQLVDEIFQSFLRGQGEE is encoded by the coding sequence ATGTTTTTACAAATTGATTTTAACAGTGATGAAGCGATTTACATTCAGCTTCGGAACCAGATAATCATAGGAATCGCCAGGTCAAGTATAAGAGAAGGTGACCCCCTGCCTTCCGTGCGCCAGATGGCCGACAACATAGGGATTAATATGCATACGGTAAATAAGGCGTACTCTGTGCTGAAACAGGAAGGATTTGTCAAGCTGGACCGCCGTAAAGGGGCCGTAGTATCGCTGGACGTGGATAAAATCCAGGTCCTTGATGAAATGCGCAAAGATTTAGGAGTTGTGCTTGCCAGAGGAGTCTGTAAGAATATATCATGTGAAGAGGTTCACCAGCTGGTTGATGAGATATTCCAGTCGTTTTTAAGGGGCCAGGGGGAAGAGTGA
- a CDS encoding oxaloacetate decarboxylase subunit alpha, whose amino-acid sequence MAEIEKKPVKIVETVLRDAHQSLFATRMTTEQMLPIIEKMDQVGYHAVECWGGATFDACLRFLKEDPWMRLRKLRDGFKDTKLQMLFRGQNILGYNHYADDVVEYFVQKSLANGIDIIRIFDCFNDLRNLQTAVTACNKEKGHAQVALSYTLGEAYTLDYWKDIAKRIEDMGADSICIKDMAGLLTPYKADELVRALKESTKLPIDLHTHYTSGVASMTYLKAVEAGCDIIDTAMSPLALGTSQPATEVMVETFRDTPYDTGYDQNLLAEICAYFQPIREEALKNGRLNPKVLGVDIKTLQYQVPGGMLSNLVSQLKEAGQEDKYMEVLQEIPKVRKDFGEPPLVTPSSQIVGTQAVLNVISGERYKMVTKETKKIFMGEFGQTVKPFNEEVQKKIIGDETPITCRPADLIPPQLPQFEKDCAQWKQQDEDVLSYALFPTVAKEFFQYRAAQQTGVDSSLADKENKAYPV is encoded by the coding sequence ATGGCAGAAATAGAGAAAAAGCCGGTTAAGATTGTAGAGACAGTCCTTCGTGACGCTCATCAGTCTTTGTTTGCTACAAGAATGACAACCGAGCAGATGCTTCCCATCATAGAGAAGATGGATCAGGTTGGCTATCATGCGGTAGAGTGCTGGGGCGGTGCAACCTTTGACGCATGCCTGCGTTTCTTAAAGGAAGATCCCTGGATGAGGCTTAGAAAATTAAGGGATGGGTTTAAGGACACAAAGCTGCAGATGCTGTTCCGGGGACAGAATATCCTGGGATACAACCATTATGCCGATGACGTGGTAGAGTATTTTGTCCAGAAATCTCTGGCTAACGGCATTGATATTATCCGCATTTTTGACTGCTTTAACGATCTTCGCAACTTACAGACCGCAGTGACTGCCTGCAATAAAGAAAAAGGACATGCGCAGGTAGCTTTAAGCTATACCCTTGGGGAAGCCTATACCCTGGATTACTGGAAGGACATAGCAAAGAGGATCGAGGATATGGGTGCCGATTCCATCTGTATCAAGGACATGGCAGGTCTTTTAACACCCTACAAGGCGGATGAGCTGGTACGGGCATTAAAAGAATCCACAAAGCTTCCGATTGACTTACACACCCACTATACTTCCGGCGTTGCTTCCATGACCTATCTAAAGGCAGTTGAAGCAGGCTGTGATATCATCGATACCGCAATGTCTCCCCTTGCTCTTGGAACCAGCCAGCCGGCGACTGAGGTTATGGTTGAGACCTTCCGCGATACGCCCTATGACACGGGCTACGATCAGAACCTGTTGGCAGAAATCTGTGCATACTTCCAGCCGATCAGAGAGGAAGCGTTAAAGAACGGACGCTTAAATCCAAAGGTATTGGGCGTAGACATTAAGACCCTTCAGTATCAGGTACCTGGCGGCATGCTTTCTAACCTGGTGAGCCAGTTAAAGGAAGCCGGTCAGGAAGACAAATACATGGAAGTGCTGCAGGAGATTCCAAAGGTACGAAAAGACTTTGGAGAACCGCCTCTGGTTACCCCATCTTCCCAGATCGTCGGTACCCAGGCCGTTTTAAATGTTATTAGCGGTGAACGTTATAAAATGGTAACGAAAGAGACAAAGAAAATTTTTATGGGCGAATTCGGACAGACGGTTAAACCATTTAATGAAGAAGTCCAGAAGAAGATCATCGGTGATGAGACGCCGATCACCTGCCGCCCGGCCGATTTGATTCCTCCTCAGCTTCCTCAGTTTGAGAAGGACTGCGCACAGTGGAAACAGCAGGATGAAGACGTACTTTCCTATGCCCTGTTCCCAACGGTTGCCAAGGAATTCTTCCAGTACCGGGCCGCACAGCAGACCGGCGTGGACTCTTCTCTGGCAGATAAAGAAAATAAGGCTTATCCGGTATAG
- a CDS encoding biotin/lipoyl-containing protein, whose product MKNYTITVNGNVYEVTVEEGLTTGAPAAAKMPSVPAPSAPAAPAPSAPKAAPAPAAPAPAAPVKAANVGSEGNLKVAAPMPGKILGLKVNPGQAVKRGDVLVLLEAMKMENEIVAPSDGTVASVNVATGDSVEAGATLATLN is encoded by the coding sequence ATGAAAAACTATACAATTACAGTGAATGGGAATGTTTATGAAGTAACCGTAGAAGAAGGCTTAACCACAGGTGCACCGGCAGCAGCGAAGATGCCATCGGTACCTGCGCCTTCTGCACCAGCCGCACCAGCTCCCTCTGCACCGAAGGCAGCGCCTGCACCGGCAGCACCTGCACCGGCTGCTCCTGTGAAGGCGGCAAACGTCGGCTCAGAAGGCAATCTAAAGGTAGCGGCTCCCATGCCAGGCAAGATCCTTGGACTTAAGGTAAATCCGGGACAGGCAGTGAAACGTGGAGATGTGCTGGTTCTTCTTGAGGCGATGAAGATGGAGAACGAAATCGTAGCACCTTCCGATGGAACCGTTGCCAGTGTTAATGTAGCGACCGGTGACTCAGTAGAAGCAGGAGCAACCTTGGCTACATTAAACTAG
- a CDS encoding dockerin type I domain-containing protein — protein sequence MKKYKKARKMAVILASVLVMDSYMGAVSPYINAYAYTEKAATVNATTLNVRSGPGTTYSVVTKLTNGASVTVIDEKNASDGALWYQIRVSGSGGQTVTGYVSKSYLKFPASYTNDADFESRLTAEGFPESYKTKLRALHAQYPKWVFRAQHTNLDWNTAIKEESQAGKTLVHTNSLSSWKSTVDGAYNWDTSTWIGYDGSTWVTASEDIVRYYMDPRNFLDETNVFQFMTHTYDSNKHTAEGLKTMVKGTFLSGESSGGSSNSGNTDSSSGGGTVIGPGAAIGPGAATNPGAGSESNSDSGKASLEGPQASITPKNLPIVMEYGPGASLTGPSSSDTNSNTTGTVSGSSAYVNMIMNAASQSGVNPYVLAAMIIQEQGSSGTGKSISGTESGYQGYYNFFNIEAYQSGTMTAVQRGLWWASQSGNYERPWNSPEKSILGGAFYYGNNYVKVGQDTFYLKKFNVQGSNLYKHQYMTNVQGAASEGAVYSKAYNSDMKQTELEFKIPIYNNMPDNACSQPTGDGNPNNKLSGLSVEGFVMTPTFSRDTLAYDLIVDPGVSSINVNATALSSLASVKGTGTIALSSGNNDIKVTITAQNGSVREYVLHVVRQNNGPTYSSGAGTGTSSGSGGNSSSGPGSNTGPGVSNSSGTDHAGTPGGSNVSIAPDGSTGISVQTSTGVIAQGPGTDIKVTEAATSSPQQPQAPAAGQSSAYGIGDINGDGKINSLDVLKLQRYLLGLETIPEQGKLAADLNGDGKVNSQDLLLLQKKILGL from the coding sequence ATGAAAAAGTATAAAAAAGCTCGTAAGATGGCCGTCATTCTGGCCAGCGTCCTGGTGATGGATTCTTACATGGGAGCGGTTTCGCCATACATAAATGCTTATGCTTATACGGAAAAGGCAGCGACGGTCAATGCCACCACTTTAAATGTGAGAAGCGGCCCGGGGACGACCTATTCAGTTGTTACAAAATTAACAAACGGGGCATCGGTTACGGTGATCGATGAGAAGAACGCATCGGATGGAGCGCTCTGGTATCAGATCCGTGTGTCCGGTTCCGGCGGCCAGACGGTTACCGGATATGTTTCCAAAAGCTATCTTAAGTTTCCCGCCTCTTATACCAATGATGCGGATTTTGAGTCCCGGCTTACGGCGGAAGGATTTCCGGAAAGCTATAAGACAAAGCTTCGTGCGCTGCATGCCCAGTATCCCAAGTGGGTATTCCGCGCCCAGCATACAAACCTGGACTGGAACACGGCTATTAAGGAAGAAAGCCAGGCAGGAAAAACTCTGGTCCACACTAACAGCCTGTCATCCTGGAAGTCCACAGTAGATGGCGCATATAACTGGGATACCAGCACATGGATCGGTTATGACGGAAGCACCTGGGTCACCGCTTCTGAAGACATTGTAAGATATTATATGGACCCCAGGAATTTCCTTGATGAGACCAATGTCTTCCAGTTTATGACCCATACATATGACAGCAATAAGCATACGGCAGAGGGATTAAAAACCATGGTAAAGGGTACGTTTCTATCCGGCGAATCTTCCGGCGGAAGCAGTAACTCTGGTAATACGGACAGTTCTTCCGGCGGCGGCACGGTCATAGGGCCAGGTGCGGCCATTGGGCCGGGAGCGGCTACTAACCCGGGGGCGGGATCGGAGTCCAATTCCGATTCAGGAAAGGCCAGTCTGGAAGGGCCGCAAGCTTCCATAACGCCTAAAAACCTTCCTATCGTTATGGAATACGGACCGGGAGCCAGCCTTACGGGGCCTTCCTCATCCGATACCAATTCCAATACCACTGGAACAGTTTCAGGCAGCAGCGCCTATGTGAATATGATCATGAATGCGGCTTCTCAGTCAGGGGTGAACCCTTATGTCCTTGCAGCTATGATCATTCAGGAGCAGGGATCTTCCGGTACAGGCAAAAGCATTTCAGGAACAGAATCCGGTTACCAAGGATATTATAATTTTTTTAATATTGAAGCATATCAGTCAGGAACTATGACTGCGGTGCAAAGAGGTTTATGGTGGGCGTCCCAGTCCGGCAATTATGAAAGACCATGGAATTCTCCTGAAAAATCAATTTTAGGCGGAGCTTTCTATTATGGTAATAACTATGTAAAAGTTGGGCAGGATACATTTTATCTGAAGAAGTTTAACGTACAGGGGTCTAATTTATATAAACACCAGTATATGACCAATGTACAGGGAGCTGCATCAGAGGGTGCTGTTTATTCAAAAGCTTATAACAGCGATATGAAACAGACAGAGCTTGAGTTTAAGATACCAATTTATAACAACATGCCTGATAACGCCTGCAGCCAGCCTACCGGCGACGGCAATCCAAACAATAAGCTGTCCGGTTTGAGCGTGGAAGGATTTGTCATGACTCCCACCTTTAGCCGCGATACTCTTGCATACGATTTGATTGTGGATCCCGGAGTATCAAGCATCAATGTGAATGCAACCGCCTTAAGTTCCTTGGCATCTGTCAAAGGGACAGGTACCATTGCGCTTTCAAGCGGCAATAATGATATCAAGGTGACGATTACGGCTCAAAATGGAAGTGTCAGGGAATACGTCCTTCATGTGGTGCGCCAGAACAACGGCCCGACTTATTCCTCAGGCGCTGGTACCGGAACAAGTTCCGGCTCCGGCGGCAATTCTTCTTCCGGCCCTGGCAGCAACACAGGCCCAGGAGTATCAAATTCTTCCGGTACGGATCATGCAGGAACACCGGGAGGAAGCAATGTATCCATAGCTCCTGACGGTTCCACAGGCATTTCCGTTCAGACTTCCACGGGAGTCATAGCCCAGGGACCTGGAACTGACATCAAAGTGACGGAAGCCGCCACAAGCAGTCCCCAGCAGCCCCAGGCTCCGGCCGCCGGCCAGTCCTCCGCCTATGGAATAGGAGATATTAACGGGGATGGAAAAATAAACAGCCTTGATGTACTGAAGCTTCAGCGATACCTTCTGGGATTGGAAACCATACCTGAGCAGGGCAAGCTGGCAGCTGATTTAAATGGAGACGGCAAGGTGAATTCACAGGATCTTCTGCTTTTGCAGAAAAAAATCCTCGGACTTTAA
- a CDS encoding sodium ion-translocating decarboxylase subunit beta encodes MDYISNTFTNLLQQTAFFNLTAGNMIMILVAFIFLYLAIRKGFEPLLLVPISFGMLLVNIYPDIMKEAGPDGSGGGLLNYFFKLDEWGILPPLIFMGVGAMTDFGPLIANPKSFLLGAAAQFGIYTAYFLAIFMGFNDKAAAAISIIGGADGPTSIFLAGKLGMTSLMGPIAVAAYSYMALVPIIQPPIMKLLTTEKERKIRMEQLRPVSRLERILFPIIVTTVVCLILPTTAPLVGMLMLGNLFKESGVVKQLTETAGNAMMYIVVILLGTSVGATTSAEAFLNMNTIKIVILGLVAFAVGTAAGVLFGKLMCKVSGGKVNPLIGSAGVSAVPMSARVSQKVGSEADPTNFLLMHAMGPNVAGVIGTAVAAGTFMAIFGVR; translated from the coding sequence ATGGATTATATAAGTAATACATTTACAAATCTTCTTCAGCAGACCGCATTTTTTAACCTGACCGCAGGGAATATGATCATGATTCTTGTAGCCTTTATATTTTTATATCTGGCTATCAGAAAAGGTTTTGAACCCCTGCTGCTGGTACCGATTTCCTTTGGTATGCTGTTGGTTAATATCTACCCGGATATTATGAAGGAGGCTGGACCAGATGGCTCCGGAGGTGGACTGCTGAATTATTTCTTTAAGCTGGATGAATGGGGCATCCTGCCACCCCTGATTTTCATGGGTGTAGGTGCCATGACGGATTTTGGGCCTTTAATTGCCAATCCAAAGAGCTTTCTGTTAGGAGCGGCTGCCCAGTTCGGTATTTATACCGCTTATTTTCTGGCTATTTTTATGGGCTTTAACGATAAGGCAGCAGCTGCCATCTCAATCATCGGTGGAGCCGACGGACCGACTTCCATATTCCTTGCAGGAAAATTGGGAATGACCTCCCTTATGGGCCCCATTGCGGTTGCGGCTTATTCCTATATGGCGCTGGTACCCATTATCCAGCCGCCGATCATGAAGCTTCTGACCACGGAAAAAGAGAGAAAGATCCGGATGGAACAGCTTCGTCCTGTATCAAGACTTGAGAGGATCTTATTTCCGATCATCGTAACAACGGTCGTATGTCTCATTCTTCCCACAACGGCTCCCCTGGTGGGCATGCTGATGTTAGGAAACTTATTTAAAGAATCCGGCGTGGTAAAGCAGTTAACAGAAACTGCAGGCAATGCCATGATGTATATCGTGGTCATCCTGTTAGGAACTTCTGTAGGTGCGACGACCAGCGCTGAAGCCTTCTTAAATATGAACACCATCAAGATCGTTATTTTAGGCCTGGTGGCATTTGCAGTAGGAACAGCCGCCGGCGTGCTGTTTGGAAAGCTGATGTGCAAGGTTTCCGGCGGTAAGGTGAATCCTCTTATCGGTTCTGCAGGCGTATCTGCGGTTCCCATGTCAGCCCGCGTGTCCCAGAAGGTTGGCTCTGAGGCAGATCCTACCAATTTCCTTCTGATGCATGCCATGGGACCAAACGTGGCAGGCGTTATCGGTACTGCAGTTGCGGCCGGTACATTTATGGCAATATTCGGAGTTAGGTAA
- a CDS encoding UvrB/UvrC motif-containing protein produces MLCEKCKIREANIQYTEVVNGTKKEHHFCAQCAKEMDFGVYAAIFDGEFPLGKLLSGLLGIEDKDQEPDKLHQILCPTCGTGYDEFVRDSRFGCADCYSVFGPLMEDSLKQLHGNLIHTGKTPVYQRQDSMDPAGHGNVRSAGAPIDPESAANYEEIFQWDAKLKEALRFEDYETAAVCRDKIRELKKGNETDA; encoded by the coding sequence ATGTTATGTGAGAAATGTAAAATTCGCGAAGCAAATATACAATATACAGAAGTTGTAAATGGCACGAAGAAAGAGCACCATTTTTGTGCCCAATGTGCGAAAGAGATGGATTTTGGAGTGTATGCAGCTATTTTTGACGGGGAATTTCCCTTAGGAAAGCTGCTTTCCGGCCTTTTGGGAATAGAAGATAAGGATCAGGAGCCAGATAAGCTCCATCAGATCCTGTGTCCGACCTGCGGGACCGGTTACGATGAATTTGTAAGAGACAGCAGATTTGGCTGTGCAGATTGCTACAGCGTATTTGGTCCCCTTATGGAGGACAGTTTAAAGCAGCTTCATGGAAATCTTATTCACACGGGAAAAACACCGGTTTACCAGAGGCAGGACAGTATGGATCCGGCCGGCCATGGGAACGTCCGCTCTGCGGGGGCACCAATAGACCCGGAAAGCGCTGCCAACTATGAGGAAATCTTTCAGTGGGATGCCAAATTAAAGGAAGCCCTGCGATTTGAGGATTATGAAACGGCAGCTGTTTGCCGCGATAAGATAAGAGAGCTGAAGAAAGGAAATGAGACAGATGCTTAG
- a CDS encoding cadherin-like beta sandwich domain-containing protein, which produces MNRKLKKLTAGLMLACVIAISCPAGRLVSWAADAKIAFSDPSVMVGNEVTVNMKVTSDSALGTAEVMLSYDPNILEFVSGTNANGGAGAIKVLGTMDSADQKTFSFTLKFKALQAGNTQINVTSQEIYDVDSQTLSLSKQGSSTVKVTSPATYSKDATLKSLKISPGTLTPAFSASVESYTAEVDGNIADLVVNAVAANAGAHVALQGEKGLKSGANQVVIKVTAEDGQTVKNYTIQVNKADGGQTAPTTGGNTETSEAEFGEAVVTINGTDYSIASSFDESTLPEGFESETYSYKGTEVMAGKGLEKDLLLLYLKDSGGNGGFYIYNEGSDSWAQFVQVETVAKAIVIIPLDKDTVVPEGFHERQADIDGARVTGWVENSEAEPQYCLFYAMNWNGEKHFYRYDISEKTIQRYYASGVSNSKYVEMANTYDQLAKDYYRQLYLLIGVSVVALGLLVAVIVLARKGNGSGNGRPGNGRSGKGKEQEPEDNRLWAEPEEEIPTSKIKRYSREEFDRQNSQTELDPEYQEETLDEPLYADDAEQEIREEDDFEEDDFIEETSLEDFERDLKSSGEGNSGKPRKKGVSMPAHKEPDDFSETEEPDKDEDDFEYLDLDD; this is translated from the coding sequence ATGAATAGGAAACTGAAAAAACTAACGGCCGGTCTGATGCTGGCCTGTGTGATTGCCATATCCTGTCCTGCCGGACGGCTGGTATCCTGGGCCGCAGATGCTAAGATCGCGTTTTCTGACCCATCGGTCATGGTGGGAAACGAAGTAACAGTAAACATGAAAGTGACCAGTGACAGTGCCTTAGGTACGGCGGAGGTCATGCTGTCTTATGATCCGAATATTTTGGAGTTTGTAAGCGGAACCAATGCAAATGGCGGAGCAGGAGCTATTAAGGTCCTGGGAACCATGGATTCTGCCGATCAGAAAACTTTTAGCTTTACCTTAAAGTTTAAGGCTTTGCAGGCAGGAAATACCCAGATCAACGTGACCTCCCAGGAAATCTATGATGTGGATTCCCAGACACTTTCTTTAAGCAAGCAGGGGAGTTCAACGGTCAAGGTAACATCTCCTGCCACATATTCAAAGGATGCAACGCTTAAATCATTAAAGATTTCCCCAGGGACCCTGACTCCGGCGTTTTCTGCGTCTGTAGAAAGCTATACGGCAGAGGTAGATGGAAACATAGCGGACCTGGTAGTAAATGCGGTGGCAGCCAATGCAGGCGCCCATGTAGCACTTCAGGGAGAAAAGGGCTTAAAGTCCGGTGCAAACCAGGTGGTTATCAAGGTAACTGCAGAAGATGGGCAGACCGTTAAAAATTATACAATTCAGGTTAATAAAGCAGATGGGGGACAAACCGCCCCGACTACAGGCGGAAATACAGAAACGTCTGAGGCCGAATTCGGCGAAGCAGTGGTGACCATTAACGGAACCGATTACAGCATTGCTTCATCCTTTGATGAATCAACGCTTCCGGAAGGCTTTGAGTCTGAGACCTATTCCTATAAAGGAACAGAAGTCATGGCTGGAAAAGGACTGGAAAAAGACCTGCTTCTGCTTTATTTAAAGGATTCCGGAGGAAACGGCGGATTCTACATTTACAATGAAGGTTCAGATTCCTGGGCCCAGTTCGTTCAGGTTGAGACCGTAGCAAAGGCCATTGTCATCATTCCTCTTGATAAGGATACGGTTGTGCCGGAAGGCTTCCATGAACGGCAGGCCGATATCGACGGCGCGCGAGTGACCGGCTGGGTAGAAAACTCAGAGGCTGAGCCTCAGTATTGCCTATTCTATGCAATGAACTGGAACGGAGAAAAACATTTCTACCGTTATGATATTTCAGAAAAGACCATTCAAAGATACTATGCTTCCGGAGTTTCCAATAGTAAGTATGTGGAAATGGCCAACACATATGATCAGCTGGCTAAGGATTACTACAGGCAGCTCTACCTTCTCATTGGAGTGAGCGTTGTTGCCCTTGGATTGCTTGTTGCAGTCATCGTCCTTGCAAGAAAAGGAAACGGATCCGGCAACGGCCGGCCCGGCAACGGCAGGTCTGGAAAAGGAAAAGAACAAGAACCGGAGGATAACCGATTGTGGGCAGAGCCGGAGGAAGAAATTCCAACAAGCAAGATCAAACGATACAGCAGGGAAGAGTTTGACAGACAAAACTCCCAAACCGAACTGGATCCGGAATACCAGGAAGAAACCTTGGACGAGCCTCTTTATGCAGATGATGCAGAACAAGAAATCCGGGAAGAGGATGATTTCGAAGAGGATGATTTCATAGAAGAAACCAGTCTGGAAGATTTTGAACGGGATCTTAAATCTTCCGGTGAAGGGAATTCCGGGAAACCAAGGAAAAAGGGCGTTTCAATGCCTGCCCATAAGGAGCCGGATGACTTTTCGGAAACGGAAGAGCCAGATAAGGACGAAGACGACTTTGAGTATTTGGACTTAGATGATTAA
- a CDS encoding ATP--guanido phosphotransferase has protein sequence MLRWFEQKDTGRPGVISSRIRLVRNWQDYQFPSALSEKEGEEMVRRLEFGLKDLGKEEGRNFEFSMLSDLEELDRVALKERRALNSAAVLNKKPAGIFISENEDTGIVLNCDDHIRIQLLQMGLHLEELWERADKIDDYINERFAYAFDDRYGYLTSFPTNMGTGLRASVVVHLPMLSQGKKFQGLISDMSRFGASVRGVYGERDENFGSLYEISNQKTLGQTEREIIDTVTKAAIQLTNQEFQVRKLSLQRHREEREDEVYKSYGVLKYSRRLTSRDAMIFLSQIMAGLADGLIHTEEDFSVYRLMLGIQPANLQKLSDRPLSKEELDGARAEFIRRELPEL, from the coding sequence ATGCTTAGATGGTTTGAACAGAAGGACACTGGTCGGCCTGGAGTGATAAGCAGCCGGATCCGTCTGGTAAGAAACTGGCAGGATTACCAGTTTCCTTCTGCGCTTAGTGAAAAAGAAGGCGAAGAGATGGTCCGCAGGCTGGAGTTCGGCTTAAAGGATTTAGGCAAGGAAGAAGGCCGGAATTTTGAATTTTCCATGCTTTCGGACTTGGAAGAGCTGGACCGGGTGGCCCTTAAAGAGCGGAGAGCTCTTAATTCCGCAGCTGTTTTAAACAAAAAGCCTGCCGGTATTTTTATATCAGAGAATGAAGACACCGGAATCGTGCTTAACTGCGATGATCACATCCGGATCCAGCTTCTCCAGATGGGCCTTCACTTAGAGGAGCTTTGGGAAAGGGCAGATAAGATCGATGATTATATCAATGAGCGGTTTGCTTATGCATTTGATGACCGTTACGGTTATCTCACCTCGTTTCCCACGAATATGGGGACCGGCTTAAGGGCATCGGTGGTGGTTCACCTTCCCATGCTGTCCCAAGGGAAAAAGTTCCAGGGGCTTATCAGCGATATGAGCCGCTTCGGAGCTTCTGTCCGGGGCGTCTATGGGGAAAGGGATGAGAATTTCGGTTCCCTTTATGAGATATCAAACCAGAAAACCCTGGGTCAGACGGAGCGGGAAATAATCGATACCGTTACAAAGGCAGCGATCCAGCTGACCAACCAGGAGTTTCAGGTGAGGAAGCTTTCTCTCCAAAGGCACAGGGAAGAGAGAGAGGATGAAGTTTACAAATCCTATGGGGTATTAAAATACTCCAGACGGCTGACTTCCAGGGATGCTATGATTTTCCTATCACAGATCATGGCAGGGCTGGCAGACGGCCTGATCCATACGGAGGAAGATTTTTCCGTCTACCGCTTGATGCTTGGAATCCAGCCGGCGAATCTGCAGAAGCTTTCAGACCGCCCATTAAGCAAGGAAGAACTGGATGGAGCCAGGGCGGAATTTATCCGGAGAGAATTGCCGGAACTATGA